A stretch of Campylobacter volucris DNA encodes these proteins:
- the tsaE gene encoding tRNA (adenosine(37)-N6)-threonylcarbamoyltransferase complex ATPase subunit type 1 TsaE, with the protein MKEFILDKNELSELFKYLPNNGVILLQGDLASGKTTLAQYLGKFLNISKEINSPTFSIMQSYPLKKGMFYHYDIYQEGFEGLLKNGLIENFFEDGIHLVEWGDEKLKKYLDKYEIFNIILKIIPYEDKRKYIIYE; encoded by the coding sequence ATGAAAGAATTTATTTTAGATAAAAATGAATTAAGTGAGCTTTTTAAATATCTTCCTAATAATGGAGTTATTTTACTACAAGGAGATTTAGCTAGTGGCAAAACAACCTTAGCTCAATATTTAGGTAAATTTTTAAACATTTCCAAAGAAATAAATTCTCCTACTTTTTCTATCATGCAAAGTTATCCTTTAAAAAAAGGTATGTTTTATCATTATGATATTTATCAAGAAGGCTTTGAAGGGCTTTTAAAAAATGGTTTGATTGAAAATTTTTTTGAAGATGGAATTCATTTAGTAGAATGGGGTGATGAAAAATTAAAAAAATATTTAGATAAATACGAAATTTTTAATATAATTTTAAAAATCATTCCTTATGAAGATAAAAGAAAGTATATAATTTATGAGTAA
- the hslV gene encoding ATP-dependent protease subunit HslV: MFHATTILAYKGKNKSVIGGDGQVSFGNTVLKNNAVKIRKLNNGKVLAGFAGSTADAFNLFDMFEKLLSSSKGDLLKAAIDFSKEWRKDKYLRKLEAMMLVLDRNHIFLLSGTGDVVEPEDGAIAAIGSGGNYALSAARALAKHSDLDEENLVKESLQIAGEICIYTNTNIKTYVIEDDK, translated from the coding sequence ATGTTTCACGCAACTACTATTTTAGCTTATAAAGGCAAAAATAAATCAGTTATTGGCGGTGATGGTCAAGTAAGCTTTGGAAATACCGTGCTTAAAAATAATGCAGTAAAAATTAGAAAATTAAACAATGGAAAAGTTTTAGCAGGTTTTGCTGGGAGTACTGCAGATGCTTTTAATCTTTTTGATATGTTTGAAAAACTCCTTTCAAGCTCTAAAGGCGATTTATTAAAAGCTGCTATAGATTTTTCAAAAGAATGGCGTAAGGATAAGTATTTAAGAAAATTAGAAGCAATGATGCTTGTGCTTGATAGAAACCATATTTTCTTACTTTCTGGAACTGGAGATGTGGTTGAGCCTGAAGATGGAGCTATAGCTGCTATTGGAAGCGGAGGCAATTACGCACTTTCTGCTGCTAGAGCTTTAGCTAAGCATTCTGATTTAGATGAAGAAAATTTAGTAAAAGAAAGCTTGCAAATAGCTGGTGAAATTTGCATTTATACAAATACAAATATTAAAACTTATGTGATTGAGGATGATAAATGA
- a CDS encoding RNA-binding S4 domain-containing protein — protein sequence MRVDKFLNIVNITKRRAISEDMCKSGVVSINNQVAKASKDVKIGDEISIKFIEHTDVYKVLDIPNTKSIPKNMQEKYVVKIK from the coding sequence ATGAGAGTAGATAAGTTTTTAAATATAGTCAATATCACCAAGCGTCGTGCTATTTCAGAAGATATGTGTAAAAGTGGCGTTGTAAGCATTAACAATCAAGTCGCAAAAGCTAGTAAAGATGTAAAAATTGGCGATGAAATTAGTATTAAATTTATAGAACATACAGATGTTTATAAAGTATTAGACATTCCAAATACTAAAAGCATTCCAAAAAATATGCAAGAAAAATATGTTGTAAAGATAAAATGA
- the rplI gene encoding 50S ribosomal protein L9, with product MKVLLIKDVKSLGKAGEIKEVKDGYGQNFLIAKGFAKAATNEVLKQFEAEQKKKAENLRLELANLEKLKEELSKITISINKAVGANGHLFGGVTKDEITHALKEQKNIDIDKKSLECDTIKELGVHEISIKLGHAIHAKFKLEVKGE from the coding sequence ATGAAAGTATTATTAATTAAAGATGTAAAAAGCTTAGGAAAAGCTGGGGAAATAAAAGAAGTAAAAGATGGTTATGGGCAAAATTTTTTAATTGCAAAGGGTTTTGCTAAGGCAGCTACAAATGAAGTTTTAAAGCAATTTGAAGCAGAACAAAAGAAAAAAGCAGAAAATTTAAGACTTGAACTTGCTAATTTGGAAAAATTAAAAGAAGAATTAAGCAAAATAACCATCAGTATTAATAAAGCTGTAGGAGCTAATGGACATTTATTTGGCGGGGTAACAAAAGATGAGATCACACACGCTTTAAAAGAGCAAAAAAATATTGATATTGATAAAAAAAGTTTAGAATGCGATACCATAAAAGAGCTTGGAGTGCATGAAATTTCTATAAAATTAGGTCATGCGATCCATGCTAAATTTAAGTTGGAAGTTAAAGGGGAATAA
- a CDS encoding argininosuccinate synthase yields MKKDIKKVVLAYSGGLDTSIILKWLQDEYDCEVVTFTADIGQGEELEPARKKALSLGVKEENIFIKDLKDEFVKDYVFPMFRANAIYEGEYLLGTSIARPLITKALVEIANLTKADAISHGATGKGNDQVRFELGALALNPNLKIIAPWREWDLNSREKLLAYAQKHGIDISKKSGKSPYSMDANLLHISYEGLILEDPAAKPEDDMWRWVSDLKNTPNESETIELEFNKGDLSAINGEKSSPAQLLAKLNELGAKHGIGRLDIVENRYVGMKSRGCYETPGGSILLKAHRAIESITLDREAAHLKDELMPKYASLIYNGYWFSPERLMLQALIDESQKYVNGKVKLELFKGNVMVIGRESANDSLFSEAYCTFEEDEVYNQKDAAGFIRLNALRFIIAGKNGRKF; encoded by the coding sequence ATGAAAAAAGACATTAAAAAAGTTGTATTGGCGTATTCTGGCGGACTTGACACTAGTATTATTTTAAAATGGTTACAAGATGAGTATGATTGTGAAGTTGTAACTTTTACAGCAGATATTGGTCAAGGTGAAGAGCTTGAGCCTGCTAGAAAAAAAGCATTATCTTTAGGTGTTAAAGAAGAAAATATTTTTATCAAAGATTTAAAAGATGAATTTGTAAAAGATTATGTTTTTCCTATGTTTAGAGCAAATGCAATCTACGAAGGAGAATATCTACTTGGAACAAGTATAGCAAGACCTTTGATAACAAAGGCTTTAGTAGAAATTGCAAATTTAACTAAAGCAGATGCTATAAGTCATGGAGCTACAGGTAAGGGAAATGATCAAGTGCGTTTTGAGTTAGGTGCTTTGGCATTAAATCCAAATTTAAAAATTATTGCTCCTTGGAGAGAATGGGATTTAAATAGTCGTGAAAAATTACTTGCTTATGCACAAAAACATGGTATAGATATTAGCAAAAAAAGTGGAAAATCTCCTTATTCTATGGATGCAAATTTATTGCACATTTCTTATGAAGGTTTGATTTTAGAAGATCCTGCGGCTAAACCTGAAGATGATATGTGGCGTTGGGTGAGTGATTTAAAAAATACTCCAAATGAAAGTGAAACGATAGAGCTTGAATTTAACAAAGGAGATTTAAGTGCTATTAATGGTGAAAAATCATCTCCTGCACAGCTTTTAGCTAAGCTAAATGAACTTGGTGCAAAACATGGCATAGGTCGTCTTGATATAGTAGAAAATCGTTATGTGGGTATGAAAAGTAGAGGTTGTTATGAAACACCTGGTGGAAGCATACTCTTAAAAGCTCATCGTGCTATTGAAAGCATCACTCTTGATAGAGAGGCTGCGCATTTAAAAGATGAATTAATGCCAAAATATGCAAGTTTAATTTATAATGGATATTGGTTCTCGCCTGAAAGATTAATGCTTCAAGCATTAATAGATGAGTCTCAAAAATATGTAAATGGTAAAGTAAAATTAGAGCTGTTTAAAGGTAATGTTATGGTTATAGGTAGAGAAAGTGCAAATGATAGCTTATTTAGCGAAGCATATTGCACTTTTGAAGAAGATGAAGTGTATAATCAAAAAGATGCAGCAGGTTTTATAAGATTAAATGCTTTAAGATTTATTATTGCAGGAAAAAATGGTAGAAAATTTTAA